A stretch of the Diorhabda sublineata isolate icDioSubl1.1 chromosome 11, icDioSubl1.1, whole genome shotgun sequence genome encodes the following:
- the LOC130450433 gene encoding uncharacterized protein LOC130450433: protein MAEEEAAEEQPQEEPTEEAPPPVEEVPPPKVGQDPMNTEFLYYSAALRVLGPTLTHEKDRKLIIPWVKKLFRPEYHSSKLKEKRNRYLAYLCCSLLLDQAIGPFGSIPPEGALLNCNQLEELKVAQAEWETDNMWQDSLSGLPDDFQMLECSVHATPQECKDDHALDKILDQEFQFYLYISRPYAYLIRNGSDRTRVAAWLQMLCSIHGNDCCSSMKAIRNDYMMAFLGYLQDLRSVGPFADLPSWKTLPPLAEAAKAAAENKPITDPTGAEANEFLMNQPVPEDGAFCYIALTGDLVTSNLLPG from the coding sequence AGAAGAACAACCACAGGAAGAACCAACAGAGGAAGCACCACCGCCCGTTGAAGAAGTTCCACCTCCCAAAGTCGGTCAAGATCCAATGAATACGGAATTTCTGTATTACAGCGCAGCTTTGAGAGTTCTAGGACCAACATTAACCCACGAAAAagatagaaaattgattatacCGTGGgtgaagaaattatttagacCAGAATATCATAGCtctaaattgaaagaaaaaagaaacagatATCTAGCTTATTTGTGTTGTTCTCTACTTCTGGATCAGGCTATCGGTCCATTTGGCTCGATTCCTCCGGAGGGTGCTTTATTAAACTGCAACCAACTCGAAGAATTGAAAGTAGCCCAAGCCGAATGGGAGACAGATAACATGTGGCAAGATTCGTTATCGGGATTACCGGATGATTTTCAAATGCTGGAATGCAGTGTACATGCTACTCCTCAAGAATGTAAAGATGATCATGCATTGGATAAGATATTAGATCAGGagtttcagttttatttgtatatatctcGACCTTACGCTTATTTGATAAGAAATGGAAGCGATCGCACTCGAGTAGCTGCTTGGTTACAAATGTTATGTTCAATACATGGAAACGACTGCTGTTCCAGCATGAAAGCTATCAGAAATGACTACATGATGGCTTTTCTGGGTTATCTACAAGACTTGAGATCAGTAGGACCATTCGCTGATTTGCCCAGCTGGAAAACTCTACCGCCTTTAGCTGAAGCAGCGAAAGCCGCAGCAGAAAATAAACCCATAACTGATCCTACCGGTGCTGAAGCTAATGAGTTTCTGATGAACCAGCCAGTTCCTGAAGATGGCGCGTTTTGTTATATTGCCCTGACAGGAGATTTGGTAACTAGTAATTTATTACCCGGTTAA
- the LOC130450067 gene encoding NADH dehydrogenase [ubiquinone] flavoprotein 1, mitochondrial, with product MAAALGRITNLTKTQVGQYIPAICNNQIVFYSAPPAGTPPPQTKTKFGPLADEDRIFTNLYGRHDWRLKGSMKRGDWYKTKEILLKGADWIINEVKVSGLRGRGGAGFPSGMKWSFMNKPGDGRPKYLVVNADEGEPGTCKDREIMRHDPHKLVEGCLIAGRAMGAKAAYIYIRGEFYNEASNMQVAIAEAYQAGFLGKNACGSGYDFDVFMHRGAGAYICGEETALIESIEGKQGKPRLKPPFPADVGVFGCPTTVTNVETVAVSPTICRRGGAWFASFGRTRNSGTKLFNISGHVNRPCTVEEEMSIPLKELIELHAGGVTGGWDNLLAIIPGGSSTPLIPKKVCEDVLMDFDGLVAAQTSLGTAAIIVMNKQTDIVKAIARLIMFYKHESCGQCTPCREGVNWMNKMIYRFVDGNAKPEEIDMLWEISKQVEGHSICALADGAAWPVQGLIRHFRPELEERMRKFHDKKRAAVSS from the exons ATGGCTGCAGCTTTAGGCCGAATCACGAATTTAACAAAAACCCAAGTTG GTCAGTATATTCCAGCAATATGCAATAACCAAATAGTATTTTACTCAGCACCTCCAGCGGGTACTCCTCCTCCGCAAACTAAAACTAAATTTGGACCCCTTGCTGATGAGGATAGAATTTTCACTAATCTTTATGGAAGGCATGATTGGAGACTAAAAGGGTCGATGAAAAGGGGTGATTGGTATAAAACCAAAGAGATTCTACTTAAAGGAGCAGACTGGATAATAA atgAAGTTAAAGTTTCTGGTCTTAGAGGTCGAGGAGGAGCTGGTTTTCCATCAGGTATGAAATGGTCATTCATGAATAAACCAGGGGATGGTAGGCCTAAGTACCTTGTAGTCAATGCTGATGAAGGAGAACCAGGTACTTGCAAAGATAGAGAAATCATGAGGCATGACCCTCATAAACTTGTGGAAGGATGTTTGATAGCTGGAAGAGCTATGGGAGCTAAAGCAGCCTATATTTATATTAGAGGAGAATTTTATAATGAAGCATCCAATATGCAAGTAGCAATTGCAGAA GCTTATCAAGCAGGATTCTTGGGTAAAAATGCTTGTGGTTCAGGTTATGATTTTGATGTATTCATGCATAGAGGTGCAGGTGCATACATATGTGGAGAAGAAACTGCTTTAATTGAATCTATTGAAGGTAAACAAGGAAAGCCACGATTGAAGCCCCCATTCCCAGCAGATGTTGGTGTGTTTGGATGTCCTACAACAGTTACAAATGTGGAGACTGTTGCTGTTTCACCT aCAATTTGTAGAAGAGGTGGTGCATGGTTTGCTTCTTTTGGTAGAACCCGTAATTCTGgcacaaaattatttaatatatctGGTCATGTTAACCGTCCATGTAcagtagaagaagaaatgaGTATACCTTTAAAAGAACTTATCGAATTACATGCTGGAGGTGTTACCGGAGGTTGGGACAATCTTTTGGCTATTATTCCTGGCGGATCATCAACTCctttaataccaaaaaa gGTTTGTGAAGATGTATTGATGGACTTTGATGGTTTGGTTGCTGCTCAAACCAGTTTGGGAACAGCTGCGATTATAGTCATGAATAAACAAACAGATATAGTTAAGGCAATTGCTAGGCTTATTATGTTTTACAAACATGAGTCATGTGGACAATGCACACCATGTAGAGAAG gTGTAAATTGGATGAACAAAATGATCTATAGATTCGTTGATGGCAACGCCAAACCCGAAGAAATCGATATGTTATGGGAAATTAGTAAACAAGTTGAGGGCCATTCGATTTGTGCTCTCGCAGATGGTGCTGCATGGCCAGTACAAGGTCTTATAAGACATTTTAGACCAGAATTAGAAGAAAGAATGAGGAAATTCCACGATAAGAAAAGAGCTGCAGTTAGTTCATAA